A DNA window from Patagioenas fasciata isolate bPatFas1 chromosome 1, bPatFas1.hap1, whole genome shotgun sequence contains the following coding sequences:
- the P2RY2 gene encoding P2Y purinoceptor 2, translating to MANLTTPPAWTRVINSSLDPGDAGDNDYKCMFDEDFKYILLPVTYGIVCVVGLFLNLLALYGFIFRIKTWNASTTYMFNLAISDTLYVVSLPLLVYYYAMGDNWPFSVGLCKIVRFLFYTNLYCSILFLLCISIHRFLGICYPLKSLQWGHVRYAQRVSVIVWVVTVVCQSPVLFFVTTTVRRDTITCHDTSSKDLFGQFVIYSSVMLVLLFCIPFLIIIICYCLMARRLLQPTRGISRLSRSKKKSVKMIIIVLVVFIVCFLPFHVTRTLYYSFRSWDLSCQTLNAINLAYKVTRPLASTNSCLDPILYFLAGQRFMKFAGNKMMWKPQNEMALGIVPNSPLGTSNDTDTLPKDAKS from the coding sequence ATGGCAAACCTAACAACTCCTCCAGCCTGGACCAGAGTCATCAACAGCTCCTTGGACCCAGGTGACGCAGGAGACAATGACTACAAGTGCATGTTTGATGAGGACTTCAAGTATATCCTGCTGCCTGTCACCTACGGCATCGTGTGCGTGGTGGGGCTCTTTCTCAACCTGCTGGCCCTCTATGGCTTCATCTTCAGGATCAAGACCTGGAACGCCTCCACCACGTACATGTTCAACCTGGCCATATCCGACACGCTCTACGTGGTCTCCCTGCCCCTCCTGGTGTATTATTACGCCATGGGGGACAACTGGCCCTTCAGCGTGGGCTTGTGTAAGATAGTCCGCTTCTTGTTTTACACCAACCTCTACTGTAGcatccttttcctcctctgcatcAGCATCCATCGATTCCTGGGCATCTGCTACCCGTTGAAGTCGCTGCAGTGGGGACACGTTCGCTATGCCCAGAGGGTGTCGGTCATCGTGTGGGTGGTGACTGTTGTGTGCCAGTCTCCTGTGCTCTTCTTTGTCACCACCACCGTGAGGCGTGACACCATCACCTGCCATGACACGTCCAGCAAGGACCTCTTTGGCCAGTTTGTCATTTACAGTTCGGTGATGCTGGTGCTGCTCTTCTGCATCCCtttcctcatcatcatcatctgctACTGTCTAATGGCCCGGAGGCTGCTGCAGCCCACACGGGGCATCTCCCGGCTGTCCCGATCCAAAAAGAAGTCGGTCAAGATGATAATCATCGTCTTGGTGGTCTTCAtcgtttgttttcttcctttccatgTCACTCGTACCTTGTACTACTCCTTCCGGAGCTGGGACTTGAGCTGTCAGACCCTTAACGCCATCAATTTAGCCTATAAGGTGACTCGTCCCCTAGCAAGCACCAACAGCTGCTTGGATCCCATTTTGTATTTCTTAGCAGGACAACGATTTATGAAGTTTGCAGGCAACAAAATGATGTGGAAGCCTCAAAACGAAATGGCTCTGGGGATCGTGCCCAACAGTCCCCTGGGAACCAGCAATGACACGGACACGTTACCCAAGGATGCGAAATCCTAG